A single Bosea sp. PAMC 26642 DNA region contains:
- a CDS encoding ABC transporter substrate-binding protein, with protein sequence MSKNTISRRVLLAAGATSAVSLFAGPWKHNRVWAQGAAKPLRIGITADASGMYANSGASDKRGMMMAIAEANERGGVLGRKVEFVHIDTETTAATGSRVAERMISREQCGFLVGAVHSGVANAISQVAQKYGVIYINTNSSSPTEAGQNCHRVKFVFDGNGTNFAKAAVKSAIERFGPDWMLLTNDYVWGHDTAKATKALLAEYGGKVMEEVLIPQGTRDFTSALLKVQQRKPGVISAAIGGDDQKAMRQQVAQLGMGDKPAWINSQQDWDDVYGLPVDNLFGVFGTTWYYRLDLPGVADFVKRYQTMYPETAMRSPGNVFYNGYMSVRELLSAVERAGTTSNIAVIKALEGHKMPARDRMQHFDASIDADTHQVQQTIYLATANRAPKEKDDLFEILSHAKPDDVRDTDSAKLCKLEPYDKTPTFDA encoded by the coding sequence ATGTCGAAGAACACGATTTCACGGCGCGTTCTGCTAGCCGCAGGTGCCACTTCCGCGGTCTCGCTGTTTGCCGGCCCTTGGAAGCATAATCGCGTCTGGGCGCAAGGCGCGGCCAAACCGCTCCGGATCGGCATCACGGCCGATGCCAGCGGGATGTATGCGAACTCCGGCGCCAGCGACAAACGCGGCATGATGATGGCGATTGCCGAGGCCAATGAGCGCGGCGGCGTCCTGGGCCGCAAGGTCGAGTTCGTCCACATAGACACGGAGACGACGGCCGCCACCGGCAGCCGCGTCGCGGAGCGTATGATCAGCCGCGAGCAATGCGGTTTTCTGGTCGGCGCGGTCCATTCCGGCGTTGCCAACGCGATCAGCCAGGTCGCGCAGAAATACGGCGTGATCTACATCAACACGAACTCGTCCTCGCCGACCGAGGCCGGCCAGAACTGCCACCGCGTCAAGTTCGTCTTCGACGGCAACGGCACCAACTTCGCCAAGGCCGCGGTCAAGAGCGCGATCGAGCGCTTCGGGCCCGACTGGATGCTGCTGACCAACGACTATGTCTGGGGTCACGATACTGCCAAGGCGACCAAGGCCCTGCTCGCCGAATATGGCGGCAAGGTCATGGAAGAGGTCCTGATCCCGCAGGGAACGCGCGACTTCACCTCTGCCCTGCTGAAGGTGCAGCAGCGCAAGCCCGGCGTCATCTCGGCGGCGATCGGCGGCGACGACCAGAAGGCGATGCGCCAGCAGGTCGCGCAGCTCGGCATGGGCGACAAGCCGGCCTGGATCAACAGCCAGCAGGATTGGGACGACGTCTACGGCCTGCCGGTCGACAACCTCTTCGGCGTCTTCGGCACCACCTGGTACTACCGCCTCGACCTTCCCGGCGTCGCCGACTTCGTCAAGCGCTACCAGACGATGTACCCCGAGACGGCCATGCGCTCGCCGGGCAACGTCTTCTACAATGGCTACATGTCGGTGCGCGAGCTGCTGTCGGCCGTGGAACGAGCCGGCACGACCAGCAATATCGCCGTGATCAAGGCGCTCGAAGGCCACAAGATGCCGGCCAGGGACCGGATGCAGCATTTCGACGCGTCGATCGACGCCGACACGCATCAGGTCCAGCAGACCATCTACCTCGCCACCGCCAACCGCGCGCCGAAGGAGAAGGACGATCTCTTCGAGATCCTGAGCCATGCCAAGCCGGACGACGTGCGCGACACGGACTCCGCCAAGCTCTGCAAGCTCGAGCCCTACGACAAGACGCCGACCTTCGACGCCTGA
- a CDS encoding MurR/RpiR family transcriptional regulator, translated as MNENSFNRRAVSSSSGEVAQETFEALRQRLRNRFDQLSPHLQRIARSALEKPNDFALNTVVVIAGDLEVQPSTLIRFAKEFGYSGFSEMQRVFRLRLIEGAPRAREEVFARQTSPREARDFGGLLSGCVDALIASLEDLRRTVSPESLEQATQMLRQAEHVYIAGLRRSRPIATYLAYGLTRCERQCSLLDFGSGMAAEQIATMRSSDLLVAIAFTPYTQSVVDITLDSHLSGKRILVLTDVPESPLARHADLTFLVDNSTTSQFRPISGAIALVQTLITGLGTG; from the coding sequence ATGAACGAAAATTCATTCAATCGACGCGCCGTTTCATCCTCTTCCGGAGAGGTCGCACAGGAGACATTCGAGGCGCTGCGCCAGCGTCTTCGCAACCGCTTCGATCAGCTCAGCCCGCATCTGCAACGCATCGCGCGGTCGGCGCTGGAAAAGCCCAACGACTTTGCCTTGAACACCGTGGTCGTCATCGCGGGCGACCTTGAGGTGCAGCCATCGACGCTGATCCGCTTTGCCAAGGAGTTCGGCTACAGCGGCTTCTCCGAGATGCAACGTGTCTTCCGCCTGCGCCTGATCGAGGGCGCTCCCCGCGCCCGCGAGGAGGTTTTCGCCCGGCAGACGTCCCCGCGCGAGGCGCGGGATTTCGGCGGCCTGCTCAGCGGCTGCGTCGATGCGCTCATCGCCTCGCTGGAGGATCTGCGGCGGACCGTTTCGCCGGAGTCGCTGGAGCAGGCGACGCAGATGCTGCGCCAGGCCGAGCATGTCTACATTGCGGGCTTGCGCCGATCGAGGCCGATCGCGACCTATCTCGCCTATGGGCTGACGCGCTGCGAGCGGCAGTGCAGCCTGCTCGATTTCGGCAGCGGCATGGCGGCCGAACAGATCGCCACCATGCGGTCCAGCGACCTTCTCGTGGCGATCGCGTTCACGCCCTACACGCAGTCGGTGGTCGATATCACGCTCGACTCCCATCTCAGCGGCAAGCGCATCCTTGTCCTGACGGACGTGCCCGAGAGCCCTCTGGCCCGCCACGCCGACCTGACCTTCCTCGTCGACAATTCCACCACGAGCCAGTTCAGGCCGATTTCAGGGGCGATCGCACTGGTCCAGACCTTGATTACCGGCCTTGGCACCGGGTGA
- a CDS encoding SUMF1/EgtB/PvdO family nonheme iron enzyme has protein sequence MDAMIRACQRAFLALAWACLTLPAFAQPAIAPEPARVALVIGNSAYGRANASEAAGDARLVAEALRQGRFDVVTVENGNRADMQAAIESFSRKLRRGGVAVVFYAGQAVQLRGRNFLVPVNTSPQSTQDVARQVIDLDLILDPLIVSRPLSATVFVDASRENPWQEAIGGGLKGLAPVDRMETIAVVSSAPPGRITSETGRETAAVAEWLKAIRTPNLDMTVALSRTRDAMARQARRHPPLWLSSLPPKGLVVTVPGRPAETAQNSRAVIPIPDFPAQAGRPDAYELSFWDTIKTSENAAEYRAYLDAYPNGRFTALAKAREQLFRNKAGASSASLAAATPGRPVSVSGAEKTTRDCEDCPELTLIPPGSFEMGSNELFEFEKPVHSVTIRNGFHLGTREVTFAEWDACVDQGGCTYRPSDRNLGRGQRPVTDIHWNDAVAYTAWLSLKTKRKYRLPSEAEWEYAARAGSTATYPWGRTLDKEQANCVGCNAQARKQTVEVGQFPANAFGLYDMAGNAAEWVADCWSESYRAAPRDGSAYTTPACRERVLRGGSFNNDPRYLRSAARFKYETDVRFYTNGFRVLREP, from the coding sequence ATGGATGCGATGATTCGAGCCTGCCAGCGTGCATTTCTGGCCCTCGCCTGGGCCTGCCTGACCCTGCCCGCCTTCGCCCAGCCGGCCATCGCGCCGGAGCCGGCCCGGGTTGCGCTGGTCATCGGCAACTCGGCTTACGGGCGCGCCAACGCCTCCGAGGCAGCGGGCGACGCCCGCCTGGTTGCCGAGGCGCTGCGGCAGGGTCGCTTCGACGTCGTCACGGTGGAAAACGGCAACCGCGCCGACATGCAGGCGGCAATCGAGAGTTTCAGCCGCAAGCTCCGGCGCGGCGGCGTGGCGGTCGTGTTCTACGCCGGCCAAGCCGTGCAGCTGCGCGGCCGCAACTTCCTGGTGCCCGTGAACACCTCCCCGCAATCGACACAGGATGTCGCCCGCCAGGTGATCGATCTCGACCTGATCCTCGATCCGCTGATCGTTTCGCGTCCGCTCAGCGCTACCGTGTTTGTCGACGCCAGTCGCGAAAATCCCTGGCAGGAGGCGATCGGCGGCGGTTTGAAGGGCCTGGCGCCTGTCGATCGCATGGAGACCATCGCGGTTGTCTCCTCGGCGCCGCCCGGCCGCATCACCAGTGAAACCGGCCGCGAAACGGCCGCCGTCGCGGAATGGCTGAAGGCGATCCGCACGCCCAATCTCGACATGACGGTGGCGCTGAGCCGCACCCGCGATGCGATGGCCCGGCAGGCGCGCCGCCATCCGCCGCTCTGGCTTTCATCCCTTCCGCCGAAAGGGCTGGTCGTGACGGTGCCGGGGCGGCCGGCCGAAACCGCGCAGAACAGCCGCGCCGTGATCCCGATTCCCGACTTTCCAGCCCAGGCTGGCCGCCCCGACGCTTACGAACTGTCGTTCTGGGACACGATCAAGACGAGCGAGAACGCCGCGGAGTATCGTGCCTATCTCGACGCCTATCCGAACGGCCGTTTCACTGCGCTGGCCAAAGCGCGCGAGCAGCTTTTTCGCAACAAGGCCGGAGCCTCGAGTGCCAGCCTCGCCGCAGCAACGCCCGGCCGGCCGGTGAGCGTCAGCGGGGCGGAGAAAACGACCCGCGATTGCGAAGACTGTCCGGAACTGACGCTGATACCGCCGGGCAGCTTCGAAATGGGCTCCAACGAACTCTTCGAGTTCGAGAAGCCGGTCCATTCGGTCACGATCCGGAACGGCTTCCATCTCGGCACGCGCGAGGTCACCTTCGCCGAATGGGATGCCTGCGTCGATCAGGGCGGCTGCACCTACCGACCGAGCGATCGCAATCTCGGCCGCGGCCAGCGCCCGGTGACCGACATCCATTGGAACGACGCCGTTGCCTATACGGCGTGGCTCTCGCTCAAGACGAAACGCAAATATCGCCTGCCGAGCGAGGCCGAATGGGAATACGCTGCCCGCGCCGGCTCGACTGCGACCTATCCCTGGGGCCGGACGCTCGACAAGGAGCAGGCCAATTGCGTCGGCTGCAACGCGCAAGCCCGCAAGCAGACGGTAGAGGTGGGCCAATTTCCGGCCAATGCTTTCGGCCTTTACGACATGGCCGGCAACGCCGCGGAATGGGTCGCCGATTGCTGGAGCGAAAGCTATCGCGCCGCCCCGCGCGACGGCAGCGCCTACACAACACCAGCCTGCCGCGAGCGCGTCCTGCGCGGCGGTTCGTTCAACAACGACCCACGTTATCTGCGCTCGGCGGCGCGTTTCAAATACGAAACCGATGTGCGGTTTTATACCAATGGCTTCCGGGTCCTGCGCGAGCCCTGA
- a CDS encoding DUF4399 domain-containing protein, translating into MTTVSMPAAMKLAGLALVMAAALASMGARAQTALRQTAPRGALVYFHYPLDGLSVPERFTVRMGLKEMGVAPAGTDKPLTGHHHLLIDVDPGPPDQPIPSDYNHIHLGNGQTEVVVTLPKGPHTLQLLLGDHGHTPHNPPVMSNKIKVYVR; encoded by the coding sequence ATGACAACCGTGTCCATGCCCGCCGCGATGAAGCTCGCAGGCCTAGCTCTCGTGATGGCGGCGGCGCTGGCTTCGATGGGAGCCCGCGCCCAGACCGCGTTGCGCCAGACGGCGCCGCGCGGCGCCCTGGTGTATTTCCATTATCCGCTCGACGGGCTGAGCGTGCCGGAACGCTTCACCGTGCGGATGGGTCTGAAGGAGATGGGCGTCGCGCCCGCCGGAACCGACAAGCCGCTAACCGGTCACCACCATCTGCTGATCGATGTCGATCCCGGCCCGCCGGATCAGCCGATCCCATCCGATTACAACCATATCCATCTCGGCAACGGCCAGACCGAGGTTGTCGTGACGCTGCCCAAGGGACCCCACACCTTGCAGCTTCTGCTCGGCGACCACGGCCACACGCCGCACAATCCTCCCGTAATGTCGAACAAGATTAAAGTGTATGTTCGCTGA